One segment of Leuconostoc lactis DNA contains the following:
- the ptsP gene encoding phosphoenolpyruvate--protein phosphotransferase, whose amino-acid sequence MAKNFKGIAASNGIAIAKAYLLVDPDLSFSKTTITDVTAEQARVDDALKAASADVELIKTKAAENLGDEEAQVFEAHLMVLADPEMSGAFKQKIADDKVNAEQAVKEVTDMYISMFEAMTDNAYMQERAADIRDVTKRILSHLLNVALPNPALIDEEVVLVARDLTPSDTAQLDRNFVKGILTDLGGRTAHASIMARTLEIPAVVGTEIATKEVAAGDMVIVDGLTGDVIVDPDADTLASYQQKAADYQAQRAEWALLKDQQSVSADGKTFVVGANIGSPKDMPAVLENGAEGIGLYRTEFLYMESDHLPTEEEQFEAYKTVVEKMAGKPVTVRTMDIGGDKHLSYWKLPEEENPFLGYRAIRISLDQTEIFRTQLRALLRASAFGNLWIMFPMIATLPEFRAAKQIYTEERAKLEEAGVAMGDVKLGIMIEIPAAAMLADKFAKELDFFSIGTNDLIGYTMAADRGNDKVAYLYQPYNPSILRLINNVITAAHKEGKFVAMCGEMAGDPIAVPLLMGMGLDEFSMSAPSILQTRALMKQLNTADMKLLAEKALDAETNDEVIALVESAID is encoded by the coding sequence ATGGCTAAGAACTTCAAAGGAATCGCGGCAAGTAATGGTATTGCAATTGCAAAGGCCTACTTGTTAGTTGACCCAGATTTGTCTTTCTCAAAGACAACAATTACAGATGTGACAGCTGAACAAGCTCGTGTCGACGATGCTTTGAAGGCTGCCAGTGCAGATGTGGAATTGATTAAAACAAAAGCTGCTGAAAACCTTGGTGATGAAGAAGCCCAAGTGTTTGAAGCGCATTTGATGGTTTTGGCTGATCCCGAAATGTCTGGCGCATTTAAGCAAAAGATTGCTGATGACAAGGTCAATGCTGAACAAGCTGTTAAAGAAGTAACAGACATGTATATCAGCATGTTTGAAGCGATGACGGATAACGCCTACATGCAAGAACGTGCAGCAGATATTCGTGATGTCACGAAGCGTATCCTATCTCACTTGCTAAATGTGGCTTTGCCTAACCCAGCGTTGATTGATGAAGAAGTGGTCTTGGTTGCAAGAGACTTGACGCCTTCAGATACAGCGCAGCTTGACCGCAACTTTGTTAAGGGTATCTTAACTGATTTGGGTGGTCGTACAGCGCATGCGTCAATCATGGCACGTACGTTGGAAATTCCAGCTGTCGTGGGAACTGAAATTGCCACAAAAGAAGTGGCAGCTGGTGACATGGTGATTGTTGATGGCTTGACGGGCGATGTGATTGTCGACCCAGATGCCGACACATTAGCCAGTTATCAACAAAAGGCGGCTGATTATCAAGCACAACGTGCTGAATGGGCCTTGTTGAAAGATCAACAATCAGTCAGTGCCGATGGCAAGACATTTGTCGTGGGCGCAAACATTGGTTCACCAAAAGACATGCCTGCCGTTTTGGAAAACGGTGCTGAAGGAATTGGTTTGTATCGTACTGAATTCCTATACATGGAATCAGATCACTTGCCAACTGAAGAAGAACAGTTTGAAGCTTATAAGACTGTTGTTGAAAAGATGGCTGGTAAGCCAGTGACAGTGCGTACCATGGATATTGGTGGCGACAAGCACTTGAGCTATTGGAAATTGCCGGAAGAAGAAAATCCATTCTTGGGTTATCGTGCGATCCGTATTTCTTTGGATCAAACAGAAATCTTCCGCACACAACTCCGTGCGTTGCTACGTGCCTCAGCCTTTGGTAACTTGTGGATTATGTTCCCAATGATTGCCACATTGCCTGAGTTCCGTGCCGCAAAGCAAATTTATACAGAAGAACGTGCCAAGCTTGAAGAAGCTGGTGTGGCAATGGGTGATGTCAAGTTAGGTATCATGATTGAAATTCCAGCTGCCGCAATGTTGGCTGATAAGTTTGCTAAGGAATTGGATTTCTTCTCAATTGGAACCAACGATTTGATTGGTTATACAATGGCTGCAGATCGTGGTAATGATAAGGTTGCTTATTTGTATCAACCTTATAATCCATCAATCTTGCGTTTGATCAACAATGTGATTACTGCCGCTCATAAAGAAGGTAAGTTTGTTGCAATGTGTGGTGAAATGGCTGGTGATCCAATCGCTGTCCCATTGTTGATGGGTATGGGCTTGGATGAATTCTCAATGAGTGCCCCATCTATTTTGCAAACACGTGCATTAATGAAGCAGTTGAATACTGCTGATATGAAGTTG
- a CDS encoding phosphocarrier protein HPr encodes MTQSKEFHIVAETGIHARPATLLVQAASKFTSDVTLSYQGKDVNLKSIMGVMSLGVGQGADVTIKTEGDDEEAAMAAITEAMEKEGLAE; translated from the coding sequence ATGACACAATCAAAAGAATTCCATATCGTAGCAGAAACAGGTATCCACGCACGTCCAGCAACATTGTTGGTACAAGCAGCTTCAAAGTTCACATCAGACGTTACTTTGTCATACCAAGGCAAGGATGTTAACTTGAAGTCAATCATGGGTGTGATGTCACTTGGTGTTGGTCAAGGTGCCGATGTGACAATCAAGACTGAAGGTGATGATGAAGAAGCAGCAATGGCTGCTATCACTGAAGCAATGGAAAAAGAAGGACTTGCTGAATAA
- a CDS encoding L-threonylcarbamoyladenylate synthase, whose amino-acid sequence METELLTTQDVQQAGALLKSGEVVAFPTETVYGLGADATNDAAVKKVFLAKNRPADNPLIMTVADVEQLTPFVTISEAARQLMTAFWPGSLTIIMPIKPDQVSMLVTGGLQTVAFRLPANETARAVIRAAGVPIVGPSANTSGKPSPTTAQHVWHDMQGRIAAIVDDGPTEVGVESTVIDMSTDTPTILRPGAVTQQQLEAVLQQQVFDATSTTSVASHVTPKAPGMKYRHYAPDKTVVMFDRLDALALRSNLTAQDVVMAQDDTLATLQLPMTQTWSLGETLESATEQLFAGLRFYDETPEVATIYVEKMPPIGIGKAYNNRLAKAAGNQEFTI is encoded by the coding sequence ATGGAGACAGAATTACTAACAACTCAAGATGTGCAGCAGGCGGGCGCGTTATTAAAATCCGGTGAAGTGGTGGCTTTTCCAACAGAAACAGTCTACGGCTTAGGGGCAGATGCCACTAATGATGCGGCGGTGAAAAAAGTCTTTTTGGCGAAAAATCGGCCAGCAGATAATCCGCTTATTATGACCGTTGCAGACGTTGAACAGTTGACACCCTTTGTCACGATTTCTGAAGCAGCTCGGCAATTGATGACCGCATTTTGGCCGGGCTCTTTGACAATTATCATGCCCATTAAACCAGATCAGGTATCGATGTTGGTGACTGGTGGGTTGCAAACGGTGGCTTTCCGTTTGCCTGCCAATGAGACAGCACGGGCTGTGATTCGCGCAGCCGGGGTACCGATTGTTGGCCCAAGTGCCAATACGTCTGGTAAACCGTCGCCAACCACGGCGCAACACGTTTGGCATGATATGCAAGGCCGGATTGCAGCCATTGTGGACGATGGGCCAACGGAAGTCGGGGTGGAGTCCACAGTTATTGACATGTCAACAGATACGCCAACCATTTTGCGGCCTGGGGCAGTGACGCAACAACAATTAGAAGCCGTTCTCCAACAACAAGTGTTTGATGCTACCAGTACGACATCGGTGGCGAGCCATGTCACACCAAAAGCACCAGGGATGAAGTATCGTCACTATGCACCAGACAAAACAGTGGTGATGTTTGATCGTTTAGATGCTTTGGCGCTGCGATCAAACCTGACAGCCCAAGACGTTGTGATGGCCCAAGATGACACATTGGCAACATTGCAGTTACCGATGACGCAAACGTGGTCGTTAGGCGAAACACTTGAAAGTGCGACCGAACAGCTCTTTGCTGGGCTGCGGTTTTATGACGAAACGCCAGAAGTGGCGACGATTTATGTCGAAAAAATGCCCCCCATTGGAATTGGCAAAGCGTATAATAATCGCTTAGCTAAAGCGGCGGGTAATCAAGAATTTACGATTTAA
- the prmC gene encoding peptide chain release factor N(5)-glutamine methyltransferase, with protein MTEKNFETPKQFQQPNQTTHKRSSSPAKLTQPRWYEWDDQIKPTVPAQVKLSLLEARKWAVLELTQAGMPEEDAKDNVDFLLTGALDINYGYLRANLSRQMPAALAAVWPKWVAQLTQNKPPQYILGHAPFYGREFMVDERVLIPRPETEQLVEWILQDASGTQGEPVSVLDIGTGSGAIIETLMLENPRVKGFAADISPDALSVAESNAQRFGLHQLHFVESDVFQGVADLTFDIIVSNPPYIARTDEAEMDASVLAFEPQLALFADQDGLAIYAKIAAGLAQHLTAHGRAYFEIGYKQGPAVVAMMQQALPDATVTLKKDFAGLDRMVRVVKG; from the coding sequence ATGACAGAAAAAAACTTTGAAACCCCAAAACAATTTCAACAACCTAACCAGACTACGCACAAACGCTCAAGTTCACCTGCTAAGCTGACTCAACCGCGTTGGTACGAGTGGGATGATCAGATCAAACCAACTGTCCCAGCGCAAGTGAAATTGTCGTTACTTGAAGCACGTAAGTGGGCGGTTTTAGAACTCACGCAGGCGGGGATGCCAGAAGAAGATGCCAAAGATAACGTGGACTTCTTGTTAACGGGTGCCTTAGACATTAACTACGGTTATTTACGGGCCAATTTATCACGGCAAATGCCAGCGGCGCTGGCAGCTGTTTGGCCAAAGTGGGTGGCGCAATTAACCCAAAACAAACCACCACAATATATTTTGGGGCATGCACCTTTTTATGGGCGGGAATTCATGGTGGATGAACGTGTCTTAATTCCCCGTCCAGAAACTGAGCAACTCGTAGAATGGATTTTACAAGATGCCAGTGGGACCCAAGGTGAACCAGTTTCTGTGTTGGATATTGGGACGGGTTCAGGCGCAATTATTGAGACGTTAATGCTTGAAAATCCACGTGTTAAGGGGTTTGCCGCCGATATTTCACCTGATGCCTTGTCCGTGGCTGAAAGTAATGCGCAGCGCTTTGGTTTGCATCAGTTACACTTCGTGGAAAGTGATGTTTTCCAAGGGGTTGCGGATTTAACTTTTGATATTATCGTCAGCAATCCACCGTATATCGCGCGGACTGATGAAGCAGAAATGGACGCTAGTGTCTTGGCGTTTGAGCCACAACTGGCGTTGTTTGCCGACCAAGATGGCTTAGCCATTTACGCTAAGATTGCGGCCGGTTTGGCACAACATTTAACGGCACATGGGCGTGCTTATTTTGAAATTGGCTACAAACAAGGCCCAGCGGTGGTAGCCATGATGCAACAAGCACTACCTGATGCAACGGTAACCTTGAAAAAAGATTTCGCAGGCTTAGATCGTATGGTGCGTGTGGTGAAAGGATAA
- the prfA gene encoding peptide chain release factor 1, which produces MDPIFQSLQTVVDRYDELNEQLADPEVASDGQKYMALSKEAGEMRETVEVYTRYQQVIQEIQEAEELLDDAEMAPLAKEDLADLKPEKAQLEDQLKILMLPKDPNDDKNIIMEIRGAAGGDESSLFAADLLDMYRRYAEKQRWTLSIIDESTTEVGGYKEVAVMITGDNVYSKLKFESGAHRVQRVPSTETQGRVHTSTATVGVMPEFEDIDFELAESDLEEEFFRSGGAGGQNVNKVSTAVRLVHKPTGIMVKMQEERTQIKNRDKARKLLASRVYDFYAQQNEAAYAEQRKSAVGTGDRSERIRTYNYPQNRVTDHRIGLTLNKLDRVMNGELGEVIDALIIADQTAKLAELNNA; this is translated from the coding sequence ATGGATCCAATTTTTCAATCATTACAAACGGTTGTTGATCGCTATGATGAACTGAACGAACAATTAGCCGACCCAGAAGTGGCGAGTGACGGCCAAAAATACATGGCATTGTCAAAAGAAGCGGGGGAAATGCGTGAGACAGTTGAAGTCTATACCCGTTACCAACAAGTCATTCAAGAAATTCAAGAAGCAGAAGAATTACTAGATGATGCCGAAATGGCACCATTAGCAAAAGAAGATTTAGCCGACTTAAAGCCAGAAAAAGCGCAATTGGAAGACCAATTGAAAATTTTAATGTTACCGAAAGATCCCAATGATGATAAAAACATTATCATGGAAATTCGTGGGGCTGCTGGTGGGGATGAATCCTCATTATTTGCCGCTGACTTGTTAGACATGTATCGCCGTTACGCAGAAAAGCAACGCTGGACATTGAGTATTATTGATGAATCCACGACTGAAGTTGGTGGCTACAAGGAAGTCGCTGTGATGATTACTGGCGATAATGTGTATTCGAAGTTAAAGTTTGAATCAGGTGCGCATCGTGTACAGCGCGTCCCATCAACCGAAACACAAGGGCGTGTCCACACGTCAACGGCAACGGTTGGCGTGATGCCTGAATTTGAAGACATTGATTTTGAATTGGCTGAATCTGATTTGGAAGAAGAATTCTTCCGTTCAGGTGGTGCTGGTGGTCAAAACGTCAACAAAGTGTCAACGGCAGTCCGTTTGGTTCACAAGCCAACCGGTATCATGGTGAAAATGCAAGAAGAACGAACACAGATAAAGAACCGTGATAAGGCACGGAAGTTGCTGGCCAGTCGTGTGTATGATTTTTATGCGCAACAAAATGAAGCAGCTTATGCCGAACAGCGTAAGTCTGCCGTCGGTACTGGGGACCGTTCAGAACGTATCCGGACATACAATTATCCACAAAACCGTGTCACGGATCATCGTATTGGTTTGACATTAAACAAGTTGGATCGCGTGATGAACGGTGAATTAGGAGAAGTCATTGATGCGTTAATCATTGCGGACCAAACAGCTAAGCTCGCTGAACTCAATAACGCCTAA
- a CDS encoding thymidine kinase: MAQLFFEYGAMSSGKSIEILKVAHNYESQGRQVLLMTPIVDTRAGVGVVASRIGLSREALAIKPTDDLYDLIKAKQSDNLAVALIDEAQFLTATQVDQLAKVVDHLHIPVMAFGLKQDAFNHLFEGSKRLIEMADKLEEMKTICSFCGKKATTQLRIVDGKPQRSGEQLFIGGDEAYIPTCRHHWYVPDLAKISEMFPVDK, translated from the coding sequence ATGGCACAATTATTTTTTGAATATGGGGCAATGAGTTCAGGTAAATCAATTGAAATCCTGAAAGTTGCGCATAATTACGAATCACAGGGACGTCAAGTGTTGTTAATGACGCCGATTGTGGATACCCGTGCCGGTGTGGGCGTTGTGGCCAGTCGGATTGGTTTGTCGCGCGAAGCTTTAGCGATTAAGCCAACGGATGACTTGTATGACTTAATTAAGGCCAAGCAAAGTGATAATCTTGCCGTGGCCTTGATTGATGAAGCACAATTTTTAACCGCAACACAAGTTGATCAATTAGCCAAAGTCGTGGATCACCTACATATTCCAGTGATGGCATTTGGTTTAAAACAAGATGCCTTTAATCACTTGTTTGAAGGTTCAAAACGACTCATTGAAATGGCTGATAAGCTGGAAGAAATGAAGACGATTTGCTCATTTTGCGGTAAAAAAGCGACAACGCAATTACGAATTGTTGACGGCAAGCCACAACGTTCTGGGGAACAACTCTTTATTGGTGGCGATGAAGCTTATATTCCAACCTGTCGCCATCATTGGTACGTGCCCGATTTGGCTAAAATTTCCGAGATGTTTCCTGTGGATAAGTAA